One segment of Thioflexithrix psekupsensis DNA contains the following:
- the tsf gene encoding translation elongation factor Ts codes for MSITAALVKELRERTGAGMMECKKALVESNGDIEAAIEAMRKSGQAKAAKKAGRIAAEGLIVVQGDSQRTAMVEVNCETDFVSKGDDFQGFCQLVVDKVLQDNPASLDDLLATQVNGKSIEEIRNDMIAKIGENISVRRFICSTADAGGVLGVYLHGTRIGVLLKMQGGNEALARDVAMHVAASRPLCVSADQVPAEVLDKEREIFTAQSAESGKPADIISKMVEGRLEVTLLGQPFVKDPDQSVEKLLKAQKATVLQFERFEVGEGIEKKTENFADEVMQQVKGHT; via the coding sequence ATGTCTATTACGGCAGCATTGGTGAAAGAGCTGCGTGAGCGCACCGGCGCGGGCATGATGGAATGTAAAAAGGCGTTGGTAGAAAGCAACGGAGACATCGAAGCCGCCATTGAAGCCATGCGCAAATCCGGACAAGCCAAAGCCGCAAAGAAAGCCGGCCGCATCGCCGCAGAAGGTTTGATTGTGGTGCAAGGCGACAGTCAGCGCACTGCGATGGTGGAAGTGAACTGTGAAACCGATTTCGTGTCAAAAGGCGATGATTTTCAAGGCTTTTGTCAATTGGTTGTGGATAAAGTATTGCAAGACAATCCAGCCAGTTTGGACGATTTATTGGCCACTCAAGTCAATGGTAAATCCATCGAAGAAATTCGCAACGACATGATCGCCAAAATTGGTGAAAATATCAGTGTGCGCCGTTTTATCTGTTCTACTGCGGATGCGGGTGGCGTGTTGGGCGTTTACCTGCATGGGACACGCATTGGTGTATTGTTAAAAATGCAAGGCGGCAACGAAGCCTTAGCCAGAGATGTCGCCATGCACGTGGCGGCCAGCCGTCCGTTGTGCGTCAGTGCAGACCAAGTTCCCGCCGAAGTGTTGGACAAAGAACGCGAAATTTTCACCGCCCAGTCGGCCGAAAGCGGAAAACCCGCGGATATTATTAGCAAAATGGTCGAAGGCCGTTTGGAAGTCACTTTATTGGGTCAACCTTTTGTTAAAGACCCCGATCAGTCCGTAGAAAAATTATTAAAAGCGCAAAAGGCGACCGTGTTGCAATTTGAACGCTTTGAAGTGGGCGAAGGTATTGAGAAGAAAACCGAAAACTTTGCCGACGAAGTCATGCAACAGGTTAAGGGACACACCTAA
- the pyrH gene encoding UMP kinase: protein MTELTPTYRRVLLKLSGEALMGNLGHGIDPQVMMRVANEVREIVDLGVQLGLVIGGGNIFRGVGLTAIGVDRVSADQMGMLATVMNALAMQDALRKVDVHARVMSAIRIDAICEDYIRRRAISHLDKGRVVLFAAGTGNPFFTTDSAASLRAIEINAQLMIKATKVDGVYATDPVANPQATRFTRLTYNEVLARQLGVMDTTAVVLCRDNKMPLRVLDMGKPGALLRAICGQDEGTLIHSEE, encoded by the coding sequence ATGACAGAATTAACCCCTACTTATCGCCGAGTCCTGCTCAAACTCAGCGGTGAAGCCTTAATGGGCAATTTAGGCCACGGCATCGATCCCCAAGTGATGATGCGCGTGGCGAATGAAGTCCGGGAAATTGTTGATTTGGGCGTACAATTGGGTTTAGTGATTGGTGGGGGGAATATTTTTCGCGGAGTCGGATTGACCGCCATTGGCGTAGATCGGGTGTCTGCGGATCAGATGGGGATGTTGGCCACGGTGATGAATGCCTTGGCGATGCAAGATGCTTTGCGTAAGGTGGATGTTCATGCCCGCGTCATGTCGGCGATTCGGATTGACGCGATTTGTGAGGACTACATTCGTCGCCGTGCCATCAGTCACTTGGATAAAGGGCGTGTGGTATTATTTGCCGCAGGGACAGGGAATCCGTTTTTTACTACAGATTCGGCTGCCAGTCTGCGTGCCATTGAAATCAATGCGCAATTGATGATCAAAGCCACCAAAGTCGATGGTGTTTACGCCACAGACCCCGTTGCTAATCCCCAAGCCACTCGATTTACCCGTTTAACTTATAACGAAGTATTAGCCCGTCAATTGGGCGTAATGGATACCACGGCTGTGGTCTTATGTCGGGACAATAAGATGCCATTGCGCGTGCTGGACATGGGCAAACCGGGCGCATTATTACGTGCCATTTGCGGACAAGATGAAGGCACGTTGATTCACAGTGAGGAATAG
- the frr gene encoding ribosome recycling factor yields the protein MSELLELVKKDAEERMHKSVDALKAEFVKIRTGRAHTSLLDHVKVDYYGSEVPLNQAANVTVLDIRTLGVSPWEKNMVGKIEKAIRDSDLGLNPTNLGDTLRVPLPPMTEDRRRELVRVVKHETETARVAIRNIRRDANHELKNLVKDKEISEDDERRAEEVIQKLTDKYVAKVDEALAEKEAELMEV from the coding sequence ATGAGTGAATTACTTGAGTTGGTTAAGAAAGATGCCGAAGAGCGAATGCACAAAAGTGTCGATGCGTTAAAAGCAGAATTTGTCAAAATTCGCACCGGCCGAGCGCATACCAGTTTATTAGATCATGTTAAAGTCGATTATTACGGCTCTGAAGTGCCGTTGAATCAAGCGGCTAATGTGACAGTATTAGATATTCGCACTTTGGGCGTTTCCCCGTGGGAAAAAAATATGGTGGGTAAAATTGAAAAAGCCATTCGTGATTCCGATTTGGGCTTAAATCCCACTAATTTAGGCGATACCTTGCGTGTGCCATTACCTCCCATGACGGAAGATCGGCGACGGGAACTGGTGCGTGTGGTGAAACATGAGACAGAAACCGCCCGCGTGGCTATTCGTAATATTCGCCGCGATGCCAATCATGAGTTGAAAAATTTGGTCAAAGACAAAGAAATTTCTGAAGATGATGAACGTCGCGCCGAAGAAGTCATTCAGAAATTAACCGATAAATACGTGGCCAAAGTGGACGAAGCCTTGGCAGAGAAAGAAGCCGAGTTAATGGAAGTTTAA
- a CDS encoding isoprenyl transferase, which translates to MTESFTRLPRHIAVIMDGNGRWAKQRFLPRHVGHQAGVEAVRRTIRRCRELGIEALTLFAFSSENWRRPAQEVNLLMQLFMMALRREMQALHRGDVRLQVIGDRSAFAPELQALIAEAESLTKNNMGLCLNVAANYGGQWDVIQAVQHLATQVEQGHLYSAEITPEHVAKHLCLAELPQPDLFIRTGGEQRLSNFLLWQLAYTELFFSELLWPDFGEAELDRALAFFANRQRRFGRTGDQIEQQL; encoded by the coding sequence ATGACTGAATCGTTTACTCGTTTGCCGCGTCATATTGCCGTGATCATGGATGGAAATGGCCGCTGGGCAAAACAGCGGTTTTTGCCGCGTCATGTCGGGCATCAGGCAGGGGTAGAGGCGGTGCGTCGGACAATCCGTCGCTGTCGGGAATTGGGCATTGAGGCGTTGACTTTGTTTGCGTTTAGCAGTGAAAATTGGCGACGACCCGCACAAGAAGTTAATTTGCTAATGCAATTGTTCATGATGGCGTTACGCCGTGAAATGCAGGCATTACATCGTGGTGATGTGCGGTTGCAGGTGATTGGGGATCGGTCGGCTTTTGCGCCAGAATTGCAAGCCTTGATCGCTGAGGCGGAGTCTTTAACCAAGAATAACATGGGGTTATGTCTCAATGTGGCTGCTAATTACGGCGGGCAATGGGATGTGATTCAGGCTGTGCAACATTTGGCCACCCAAGTCGAACAAGGTCATTTGTACAGTGCCGAGATTACTCCAGAACACGTTGCCAAGCATTTGTGTTTAGCCGAGTTGCCTCAACCCGATTTGTTCATTCGCACCGGCGGTGAGCAGCGATTGAGTAATTTCTTATTATGGCAATTGGCTTATACCGAATTGTTTTTTTCAGAATTGTTGTGGCCAGATTTCGGTGAGGCTGAGTTAGACCGCGCTTTGGCTTTTTTTGCCAATCGACAACGTCGCTTCGGCCGCACCGGAGATCAGATTGAGCAGCAGTTGTGA
- a CDS encoding phosphatidate cytidylyltransferase encodes MLKRRLLTAALLIILIVLEILYLNSTTLAVIFAIVVALSAWEWAGLSGYLARAQRIGYVAIVLFLLILVYSAHSFWPTAITVFLLSAAVLWWLIAAYWVLRYQQQCDLLPNSSPLRAWLGGVVLIPSWLAVYQLHQQYGEYWVLFLFVLIWGADTGAYAAGRLWGRHKLASHVSPGKTWEGFAGALLVGALFAGGAAYFWLDESEALYQIGFVLLSLATVVVSVLGDLLESLFKRKAGVKDSGQILPGHGGMLDRIDSLTSAAPFFLAGLLLMGSLS; translated from the coding sequence ATGCTGAAACGGCGACTACTGACCGCTGCACTGTTAATCATTTTGATTGTGTTGGAAATTCTGTATCTTAACTCAACCACCTTAGCGGTGATATTCGCCATCGTCGTGGCCTTGTCGGCTTGGGAGTGGGCAGGATTGTCGGGTTATTTGGCGCGGGCGCAGCGAATCGGTTATGTTGCTATTGTATTGTTTTTATTGATTTTAGTTTATAGCGCACATTCTTTTTGGCCAACAGCAATAACTGTTTTTCTGCTCTCTGCAGCGGTGTTGTGGTGGCTGATTGCCGCTTATTGGGTGCTACGCTATCAACAACAATGTGATCTTTTGCCGAATTCCTCACCTTTACGCGCTTGGTTGGGCGGGGTGGTCTTGATTCCTTCATGGCTCGCTGTGTATCAATTGCATCAGCAGTATGGGGAATATTGGGTTTTATTTTTATTTGTCCTGATTTGGGGAGCAGATACTGGGGCTTATGCCGCTGGACGTTTGTGGGGACGGCATAAATTGGCCAGTCACGTGAGTCCCGGTAAAACTTGGGAAGGATTCGCCGGTGCGCTGTTGGTGGGTGCATTGTTCGCTGGAGGTGCCGCTTATTTCTGGTTAGACGAATCGGAAGCCCTGTATCAGATTGGTTTTGTGCTGTTGTCTCTGGCCACTGTGGTGGTGTCGGTTTTGGGCGATCTGTTGGAAAGTTTGTTTAAACGCAAAGCCGGCGTGAAAGACAGTGGGCAAATTTTACCCGGACACGGTGGAATGTTAGATCGAATTGACAGTTTAACTTCGGCCGCGCCATTTTTTCTGGCGGGTTTACTTTTAATGGGAAGCCTCTCTTGA
- the ispC gene encoding 1-deoxy-D-xylulose-5-phosphate reductoisomerase: protein MIGITILGATGTIGLNTLDVLAQHPGRFRVVALTAHRNVELLYQQCVQWRPSYAVLVDDTAAEQLATRLRPVVPEITVLSGVAGLETVARLPEVQMVMAAIVGAAGLLPTLAAAEAGKRVLLANKEALVMSGPLFMAAVERQQAELLPIDSEHNAVFQCLPHSPSTRPADLARQGISRIILTASGGPFRQWSLDRLAQVTPDQACAHPNWKMGRKISVDSATMMNKGLEVIEACWLFSASPQHVDVVLHPQSVIHSLVEYVDGSVLAQLGNPDMRTPIAYALAWPERMSAGVSALDLIKVARLEFEAADWGRFPCLRLAYEAMAAGGTTTAILNAANEVAVAEFLAGRLPFTAIPLLIEATLSQVSGRVVDHLDTILADDAKARAFATEWMANY from the coding sequence TTGATTGGAATTACCATTTTAGGTGCGACAGGCACTATCGGTTTAAATACCTTAGATGTGTTGGCACAGCATCCCGGACGATTTCGGGTGGTGGCTTTGACGGCACATCGTAACGTAGAACTTTTGTATCAACAATGTGTGCAGTGGCGACCGAGTTATGCGGTGCTGGTGGATGACACGGCCGCAGAACAGCTTGCGACGCGATTACGTCCCGTTGTGCCTGAAATTACCGTGTTATCTGGTGTGGCGGGTTTGGAAACGGTGGCACGTTTGCCCGAAGTGCAAATGGTGATGGCGGCGATTGTCGGGGCGGCGGGTTTGTTGCCTACCTTAGCGGCCGCAGAAGCCGGTAAACGGGTGTTGTTAGCCAATAAAGAAGCCTTAGTGATGTCGGGGCCTTTGTTTATGGCAGCGGTGGAACGACAACAGGCTGAATTACTCCCCATTGACAGTGAACATAATGCGGTTTTTCAATGTTTGCCCCATTCTCCCAGCACTCGCCCTGCCGATTTAGCCCGCCAAGGTATTTCCCGTATTATTTTAACCGCATCTGGCGGCCCCTTTCGTCAATGGTCACTTGATCGATTAGCCCAGGTGACTCCCGATCAAGCCTGCGCTCATCCCAATTGGAAAATGGGACGGAAAATTTCTGTCGATTCCGCCACGATGATGAATAAAGGTTTGGAAGTGATCGAGGCCTGTTGGTTGTTTTCAGCCAGCCCACAACACGTTGATGTGGTGTTGCATCCGCAGAGTGTGATTCATTCTTTAGTCGAATATGTGGATGGTTCTGTCTTAGCGCAGTTGGGGAATCCTGACATGCGTACGCCCATCGCTTATGCTTTGGCGTGGCCGGAACGGATGAGTGCGGGCGTGTCGGCCTTGGATTTGATCAAAGTCGCTCGCTTGGAGTTTGAAGCGGCTGATTGGGGACGTTTTCCTTGTTTGCGTTTGGCTTATGAAGCCATGGCGGCCGGGGGAACAACAACAGCCATTTTAAATGCTGCTAATGAAGTGGCAGTGGCTGAATTTTTGGCCGGGCGTTTACCGTTTACTGCGATTCCTCTGTTGATCGAAGCGACTTTGTCGCAGGTGTCTGGGCGAGTCGTGGATCATTTAGATACGATTTTGGCAGATGATGCCAAAGCCCGTGCTTTTGCAACCGAATGGATGGCGAATTACTAA
- the rseP gene encoding RIP metalloprotease RseP gives MSLLYMIIAFLVAIGLLVAVHEFGHYWVARRSGVKILCFSIGFGQTLWSKRFGTDQTEFVIAAIPLGGYVKMLDEREAPVAPEEQHRAFNRQSLGVRSAIVLAGPLFNLVLAVSIYTLVYMIGLTGTKAVIGEVTPGGLAEQAGFRSGYQVVAVDGREVLRWESVIQATLSKLLDQELIAYRVLDKTGTESLLYLDMRHLTLDDISEGQFFSVAGFWPRYPPLPAQLGEVVVGSPAAEAGLQVGDVIVAVNHEPISTWKQWSGVIAAHPESPMLVRIRRGEQLITLTVTPARTESGEGRIGVRPQRAEIPAEYLITERHAPWTALWLSLEKTVDLSVLTLRVMYKMLTLQLSTRNISGPITIANYAGQSAQTGVISFLMFLGLISLSLGIINLLPIPLLDGGHLLLYFIEWVKGSPVSETAQVWLYKIGLTFIVLLMTLAIFNDIDRFFR, from the coding sequence ATGTCACTGCTTTACATGATCATTGCGTTTTTGGTGGCTATCGGATTACTGGTGGCCGTGCATGAGTTTGGCCATTATTGGGTGGCACGGCGGTCTGGAGTGAAAATTTTATGTTTTTCCATTGGTTTTGGTCAGACCTTGTGGTCAAAGCGTTTTGGGACGGATCAGACTGAATTTGTAATTGCTGCGATTCCTTTGGGCGGTTATGTGAAAATGTTGGATGAGCGCGAAGCTCCCGTTGCCCCCGAAGAACAGCACCGGGCGTTTAATCGACAATCGCTTGGAGTGCGTTCGGCGATTGTGTTGGCGGGGCCGCTGTTTAATTTGGTGTTAGCCGTTTCGATTTACACTTTAGTTTACATGATAGGTCTGACCGGCACTAAAGCGGTGATCGGAGAAGTCACCCCAGGCGGTTTGGCTGAACAAGCAGGTTTTCGTTCGGGTTATCAAGTGGTTGCGGTAGATGGGCGAGAGGTATTGCGTTGGGAGAGTGTGATTCAGGCGACTTTATCCAAATTATTAGATCAAGAATTGATCGCTTATCGTGTTTTGGATAAAACTGGCACGGAGTCTTTATTGTATTTGGATATGCGCCATTTGACCTTGGATGACATCAGTGAGGGGCAGTTTTTTTCGGTGGCTGGATTTTGGCCGCGCTATCCGCCGTTGCCGGCGCAATTGGGAGAGGTAGTGGTTGGCAGTCCGGCGGCTGAAGCGGGTTTGCAAGTGGGTGATGTGATTGTGGCTGTGAATCATGAGCCAATTAGCACTTGGAAGCAGTGGTCAGGAGTGATTGCAGCGCATCCAGAATCTCCCATGTTAGTGCGAATACGACGCGGGGAGCAGTTGATCACTCTCACGGTGACTCCTGCTCGCACGGAGTCCGGAGAAGGACGGATCGGTGTGCGACCACAGCGGGCTGAAATTCCTGCCGAATATTTGATCACAGAGCGCCATGCCCCGTGGACGGCTTTGTGGTTGTCTTTGGAAAAAACAGTCGATTTAAGTGTGTTGACCTTGCGGGTGATGTATAAAATGCTGACCTTGCAATTGTCTACTCGTAACATTAGTGGCCCTATTACCATTGCTAATTATGCCGGTCAATCAGCGCAAACGGGTGTGATTTCGTTTTTAATGTTTTTGGGATTGATCAGTTTAAGTTTGGGGATTATTAATTTGCTGCCTATTCCGTTATTGGATGGGGGGCATTTGTTGTTATATTTTATTGAATGGGTTAAAGGCAGTCCTGTCTCAGAAACGGCTCAAGTGTGGTTGTATAAAATCGGTTTGACGTTTATTGTGCTGCTGATGACTTTGGCTATTTTTAATGATATTGATCGTTTTTTCCGCTAA
- the bamA gene encoding outer membrane protein assembly factor BamA: MASYHRFYSTLACFGAASRFTPSVRFGRWLGAALLLGLSGQNVTALESFVVEDIRLEGLRRNSPGTVFNYLPVNRGDKFDAELSVLAINRLFKSGLFRDIQLQRDGNVLVVVLDERPAISFIEFNGNKQLKTDDLRRALRGVGFAEGRVFDRSLLERVEQELQRQYFTLGRYGVSLQSTVTPLDRNRVAVQIDIREGEVARIQHINLVGNRAFDDDTLLSELNLTTGGWFTFLTNSDQYSRQKLAGDLETLRSYYLDRGYINYSIDSTQVSITPDKEHVYITINMTEGDQYRVNEIRLVGNLIAPEEELLGLMKVKSGDVFSRKSVTASTEAVTDRIGHEGYAFANVNPVPDIDPATKTINLSLFIDPGKRVYVRNINFSGNTRTRDEVLRREMRQMESAWISTQHVKRSQERLERLNYFDNVTVETQLVPNHNDLVDLNYRVVERPSGNLMAGVGFSQSQGLLFNASIQQDNFLGTGKRVGFAFNNSKVNTVYNLSYFNPFIDVDGVSRGYNLFYRTTDAEEANLSRYTMDIYGLGVNYGIPISEFNDVRLGGEYDHTELKTTSESAQEIFDFIRDNGESYHAYRLVAGWSRDTRNRSILPDSGVMQSFSARVALPLGDLKYYKVSYRHQWLYPLTENYTLSLDGEVAYGDGYGSTHSLPFFENYTAGGPRSVRGYEDNTLGPRDSRGRPFGGNFKMVGNAEIILPVPFAENAKSFRLSAFVDVGNVYASIDDFEASDLRYTAGLAALWVSPLGMLTFSLAKPLNKKPGDETQAFQFSIGTTF; encoded by the coding sequence ATGGCATCTTATCATCGTTTTTATTCTACTTTGGCGTGCTTTGGTGCGGCCTCGCGTTTTACGCCAAGTGTTCGGTTCGGTCGTTGGCTGGGGGCGGCTTTGCTGCTGGGTTTATCGGGACAGAATGTGACCGCGTTGGAATCTTTTGTGGTCGAAGATATTCGTTTGGAAGGCTTACGTCGTAATTCTCCCGGTACCGTGTTTAATTATTTGCCGGTGAATCGCGGCGATAAGTTTGATGCAGAATTGTCCGTATTGGCGATTAATCGTTTATTTAAAAGCGGTTTATTTCGAGATATTCAATTACAGCGCGATGGCAATGTATTAGTGGTGGTATTGGATGAACGTCCAGCCATTTCTTTTATTGAATTTAATGGTAATAAACAGCTTAAAACCGATGATTTGCGTCGTGCTTTACGGGGCGTAGGTTTTGCGGAAGGGCGCGTGTTCGACCGTTCTTTATTGGAACGTGTAGAACAAGAATTGCAGCGGCAATATTTTACCTTAGGTCGTTATGGGGTGTCGTTGCAATCAACGGTGACTCCTTTGGATCGCAATCGTGTGGCGGTGCAGATCGATATTCGAGAAGGGGAAGTGGCGCGCATTCAGCACATTAATCTGGTGGGAAATCGCGCTTTTGATGATGACACCTTATTGTCAGAGTTAAATTTAACCACCGGTGGTTGGTTTACTTTTCTCACCAATAGCGATCAATATTCTCGTCAAAAATTGGCCGGTGATTTGGAAACATTACGTTCTTATTATTTAGATCGGGGTTATATTAATTACAGTATTGATTCCACTCAAGTGTCCATTACGCCGGACAAAGAACATGTTTATATTACAATAAATATGACTGAAGGCGATCAATATCGTGTCAATGAGATACGTTTAGTCGGTAATTTGATCGCGCCTGAAGAGGAATTGTTGGGCTTGATGAAGGTGAAAAGCGGTGATGTGTTTTCGCGTAAGTCAGTGACCGCCAGCACGGAAGCAGTGACGGATCGTATTGGTCACGAAGGCTATGCCTTTGCTAATGTGAATCCTGTCCCAGACATTGATCCCGCTACGAAAACGATTAATCTTAGTTTGTTCATTGATCCCGGCAAACGGGTTTATGTGCGCAATATTAATTTTAGTGGAAATACTAGAACCCGTGATGAAGTGTTGCGGCGGGAAATGCGCCAAATGGAATCGGCGTGGATTTCCACCCAACACGTGAAACGCTCTCAAGAGCGGTTAGAGCGGTTAAATTATTTCGATAATGTCACCGTAGAAACCCAATTAGTTCCTAATCACAATGATTTAGTGGATTTAAATTATCGCGTGGTTGAGCGTCCTTCGGGGAATTTAATGGCGGGTGTGGGATTTTCGCAAAGTCAGGGTTTATTGTTTAATGCCAGTATTCAACAGGATAATTTTTTAGGCACGGGCAAACGGGTTGGATTTGCGTTTAATAACAGTAAGGTTAATACCGTTTATAATTTGTCCTATTTTAACCCATTTATCGATGTGGATGGAGTGAGTCGCGGTTACAATTTGTTTTATCGCACCACCGACGCGGAAGAAGCCAATCTCAGCCGTTACACAATGGATATTTATGGTTTAGGGGTTAATTATGGTATTCCGATCAGTGAATTTAACGATGTTCGCTTGGGTGGGGAGTACGATCACACCGAGTTGAAAACCACCAGTGAAAGCGCACAGGAAATTTTTGATTTTATTAGAGATAATGGGGAAAGTTACCACGCTTATCGTTTGGTGGCAGGCTGGTCGCGTGATACCAGAAATCGTTCTATTTTGCCCGATAGCGGCGTGATGCAATCTTTTTCGGCTCGAGTGGCTTTGCCATTGGGTGATTTAAAATATTATAAAGTCAGCTATCGTCACCAATGGTTGTATCCTCTTACCGAAAACTACACCCTATCGCTGGATGGAGAAGTGGCTTATGGAGATGGCTACGGCAGTACGCACAGTTTACCTTTCTTTGAAAATTATACCGCCGGCGGGCCGCGCAGTGTTCGCGGTTACGAAGACAATACGCTAGGCCCCAGAGATTCTCGTGGACGACCCTTTGGGGGGAATTTCAAAATGGTGGGCAATGCCGAAATTATTCTGCCCGTTCCTTTTGCTGAAAATGCCAAGTCATTCCGTTTGTCGGCGTTTGTGGATGTGGGAAATGTGTACGCTTCAATTGATGATTTTGAAGCCAGTGACTTGCGTTATACTGCGGGATTGGCGGCGTTGTGGGTGTCTCCGCTGGGTATGCTGACTTTTAGTTTAGCCAAACCCCTGAATAAAAAACCCGGTGATGAAACGCAAGCCTTCCAATTTTCCATTGGTACTACTTTTTAA
- a CDS encoding OmpH family outer membrane protein, which produces MESPLKHYRHYLAVALLCLSTAATAADVKIGFVNPVKVMDSAKQVESANSRLEQEFAPRQRRIVSAQQEIKKLEERLSRDGAIMSEDEQRRISRDVLSMKRDLKREQDEFREDYNLRRNEELDKLQKKIIEVIQDVAREENYDFILSDGVVWASERVDITETVLRRLNR; this is translated from the coding sequence ATGGAGTCTCCATTGAAACATTATCGCCATTACCTCGCTGTCGCACTGCTGTGCCTGTCCACCGCCGCGACGGCTGCCGATGTTAAGATTGGCTTTGTCAATCCCGTCAAAGTCATGGATTCCGCCAAACAGGTAGAATCTGCCAATTCTCGTTTAGAACAAGAATTTGCGCCCAGACAACGACGTATCGTCAGCGCACAACAAGAAATTAAAAAGTTAGAAGAGCGTCTGTCACGAGACGGTGCCATTATGAGTGAAGATGAACAACGACGCATCAGCCGCGATGTTCTCTCCATGAAGCGCGATTTAAAACGCGAACAAGATGAATTCCGCGAAGATTACAACTTGCGTCGCAACGAAGAACTGGATAAGTTGCAAAAGAAAATTATTGAAGTGATTCAAGATGTCGCGCGTGAAGAGAACTACGATTTTATTCTGAGTGACGGCGTGGTTTGGGCCAGTGAACGAGTAGATATTACAGAGACGGTACTGCGTCGTTTGAACCGCTAA
- the lpxD gene encoding UDP-3-O-(3-hydroxymyristoyl)glucosamine N-acyltransferase, with translation MTVSIDLGELAKHIGARLEGTTTQQHVSGIASLDRATSEQVSFFSNRAYRTELQKTQAAAVILKDDDRVDCPVAVLIMDNPYLGYARAAAWFNPVPPVVAGIHPSAVVDETAIIAASACVGANAVIEAHVQVGECSVVGPGSWLQTGVIVGQHCRLIAKVSLLTGTCLGNRVWVHPGAVLGADGFGLANDRGVWVKIPQLGGVRIGDDVEIGANTTIDRGALGDTVIEHGVKLDNQIQIAHNVHIGAHTAIAGCVGIAGSAHIGQHCMIAGGVGIVGHIEIVDHVHITGGSVVLQSITQPGVYSSGTPLQTNATWHRNYHRFKQLDELAKRLHVVERKVAQTS, from the coding sequence ATGACGGTTTCCATTGACCTTGGCGAATTGGCCAAACACATCGGCGCACGCTTAGAAGGCACAACGACGCAACAGCACGTTTCTGGGATTGCCTCGCTGGATCGCGCCACCTCAGAGCAGGTGAGCTTTTTTAGCAATCGCGCCTATCGCACGGAATTGCAGAAAACGCAAGCCGCCGCGGTCATCCTTAAAGATGATGATCGCGTGGATTGTCCTGTCGCGGTGTTGATTATGGATAATCCTTACTTGGGTTATGCGCGGGCTGCGGCGTGGTTTAACCCTGTGCCGCCTGTGGTGGCGGGCATTCATCCCAGTGCTGTAGTTGATGAAACCGCGATCATTGCTGCTTCGGCGTGTGTTGGTGCGAATGCGGTGATTGAAGCCCATGTTCAAGTGGGTGAGTGCAGTGTGGTTGGCCCTGGCTCTTGGCTACAAACTGGGGTGATCGTTGGGCAGCATTGCCGCTTAATCGCTAAAGTCAGTTTGTTGACCGGGACTTGTCTGGGGAATCGGGTGTGGGTTCATCCGGGCGCGGTGTTGGGAGCGGATGGTTTCGGTTTAGCCAATGATCGCGGAGTGTGGGTGAAAATTCCTCAACTCGGCGGGGTGCGTATCGGCGATGATGTGGAAATTGGCGCAAACACCACGATTGATCGCGGCGCATTGGGAGATACGGTGATTGAACACGGGGTAAAACTTGACAATCAAATTCAAATCGCTCATAACGTTCACATTGGCGCGCATACAGCCATTGCGGGCTGTGTCGGTATTGCGGGCAGTGCGCATATTGGTCAGCATTGTATGATTGCGGGTGGTGTGGGTATTGTTGGACACATCGAGATTGTCGATCATGTTCACATTACCGGTGGCTCAGTGGTGCTGCAATCGATTACCCAACCCGGTGTTTATTCCTCCGGCACCCCCTTGCAAACCAACGCAACATGGCATCGCAATTATCACCGTTTTAAACAGTTAGATGAATTGGCCAAACGTCTGCACGTTGTTGAGCGGAAAGTGGCGCAAACGTCTTGA
- the fabZ gene encoding 3-hydroxyacyl-ACP dehydratase FabZ yields MNSMDINEIFQHLPHRYPFLLIDRVLDYSLGVSLTAIKNVTINEPFFQGHFPHRPVMPGVLVVEAMAQATGVLAFKTSQARPDDDSLYYLVGIDNARFKQPVEPGDQLLIQVQLTRTTRGVWKYTAQATVGDKLAASAELMCMKRDLPKVKDSQPRESQT; encoded by the coding sequence ATGAACAGTATGGATATTAATGAAATATTTCAGCACCTGCCGCACCGTTATCCCTTTTTGTTGATTGATCGGGTGTTGGATTATTCGTTGGGTGTTTCCCTGACTGCGATCAAAAATGTGACTATTAATGAACCGTTTTTTCAGGGACATTTTCCCCATCGTCCGGTGATGCCGGGGGTGTTGGTGGTGGAGGCGATGGCACAAGCCACGGGCGTGTTGGCCTTTAAAACCAGCCAAGCTCGTCCAGATGACGATTCTTTATATTACTTAGTGGGCATTGACAATGCCCGTTTTAAGCAACCCGTAGAACCCGGTGATCAACTCTTGATCCAAGTCCAATTAACCCGCACCACCCGCGGCGTTTGGAAATATACCGCACAAGCCACCGTAGGTGATAAATTGGCCGCCAGCGCGGAATTAATGTGTATGAAAAGAGATTTGCCGAAAGTCAAAGATTCGCAACCGAGAGAGTCGCAAACTTGA